A single Drosophila ananassae strain 14024-0371.13 chromosome 3L, ASM1763931v2, whole genome shotgun sequence DNA region contains:
- the LOC6496411 gene encoding dystroglycan isoform X8 — MDMSRSLSAGGNLMLLPLCLLLATFHGASVLAERDFNVNDSQVPVIEPKDVPAYKQDPYVKELMGCSNSQSEVVLSLVLKKHDWSDLTATKRAHVQAKLAKFFAIPKEFISLDSVSKLELKSMHKLANKRGGKGNKNVETLNRRLGRASFMIGCDSRYFAMGEPIAMQIAHQVKDGTIGALTEENFGLWFIWRKELKARSHRKKRQSEGSGNDDDDYEYEDDPEDTSEPSTEVPAVTTHAHRHHHGASEVPDSVSVTSVASEEEIQESVSMLESVISKTIENTKNIKELPILGADAEDEEDEEFLLPRGTAPSSSTMATLVTEAVKPVLFLEENQVDQGAVDVEIETSTPTPSPPAAHKPYSPYDATSSVGVTSPTPVQPENSEPPPSETSPSSATTPTPTPTPMLTELESNAPTTSTSISIASQSPANPAFLSPSSQATQASLKTTTTTTLTSTTATISTTTATTTLSESPKGEPGDGLNTTSSNTLTHNESTPTVASGTTTTTALPESSSSFASTDYVEPPAEENSPPVIETRLPKFAVTSGKAFTFVVPRETFADAEDQGNLRLDFTDKDGHELKSTSWLQFNVDKRELYGLPLDDTVSRWQYRLTATDSGNASVTETVEISVQQHRAVRTINHEISISVRINEIHGHNINWQLKLINAVARTLDDATSSALVVREIRQTVQDPYSATLVYFNETLPTNECPEKELNDLVARLDAQRLSDLVQPLLAIKSITGQLIGSCQKELTRVKPTQHMAKNVPPMPRNQVDRVNASVGQLLVYKVPTDTFYDANDQQLTLTLKTKDHKELSTRHWLQFDSKNEEFYGVPKSGDIGSEEYLLVAEDSGGLVAHDALVVVVSHAPKREFGAFFKAYLAIRHENFNADLQRKFVERVARLHGDPTTTQIQIRSVTTHHDSDGTIVNFYNTTLYKMNNRCPEKELAATRSIYLNSDLSLKDSVKRALGPELNLTNFSVVPFGSCHHAEIPDIQPDYNPRPDEPSLKSTFSDEYLANIVLPAVIIVVMIILASLVACCLHRRRHKSGKMELGDDEERKSFRAKGIPVIFQDEYEEKPEIGNKSPVILKDEKPPLLPPSYNTSNMNGDNDVDEYVPPPAVVVGGREVRGKSPATPSYRKPPPYVSP, encoded by the exons ATGGACATGTCACGGAGCTTATCTGCCGGTGGAAACCTAATGCTCCTCCCGTTATGCCTTCTGCTGGCCACCTTCCATGGCGCCAGTGTGCTGGCGGAGCGCGATTTCAATGTAAACGACTCTCAG GTGCCTGTCATTGAGCCCAAGGATGTGCCCGCCTACAAGCAGGATCCGTATGTCAAGGAGCTGATGGGCTGCTCCAACAGCCAGAGCGAGGTAGTCCTCTCCCTGGTCCTGAAGAAGCACGACTGGAGCGATCTGACTGCCACCAAGCGCGCCCATGTTCAGGCTAAGCTGGCCAAGTTCTTTGCCATACCCAAGGAATTCATCTCCCTGGACTCAGTGTCCAAGTTGGAGCTTAAGTCCATGCACAAGTTGGCCAACAAGAGGGGCGGAAAGGGCAATAAGAACGTAGAAACCCTGAATCGCCGCCTCGGACGCGCCAGTTTCATG ATCGGCTGCGATTCGCGGTATTTCGCAATGGGAGAGCCGATAGCCATGCAGATTGCTCATCAAGTGAAGGATGGCACCATTGGAGCCTTGACGGAGGAGAACTTTGGTCTTTGGTTCATCTGGCGAAAGGAGCTGAAAGCCAG ATCGCATCGCAAAAAGCGCCAATCGGAGGGCTCTGGaaacgacgacgacgactaCGAGTACGAAGACGACCCCGAAGACACTTC GGAACCCAGCACGGAAGTGCCAGCTGTGACAACACACGCCCATCGACACCATCACGGAGCG TCGGAGGTTCCCGATTCCGTTTCGGTCACATCGGTCGCATCGGAGGAGGAGATCCAGGAGAGTGTCTCCATGCTGGAGTCCGTCATCAGCAAGACCATTGAGAACACGAAGAACATCAAGGAGTTGCCCATTCTCGGGGCGGATGCTGAAGATGAGGAGGACGAGGAGTTCCTGCTCCCCAGGGGGACTGCCCCAAGCAGCAGTACGATGGCTACTTTGGTGACGGAGGCCGTTAAGCCTGTCCTGTTCCTGGAGGAGAACCAAGTGGATCAGGGAGCTGTCGATGTAGAGATCGAGACTTCCACGCCCACGCCCTCGCCGCCAGCCGCGCACAAGCCATACTCTCCCTACGATGCCACCTCCTCTGTGGGAGTTACCTCGCCCACACCCGTCCAGCCAGAGAATTCGGAACCTCCTCCGTCTGAGACCTCGCCATCGTCTGCGACTACTCCGACTCCCACTCCCACGCCCATGCTCACCGAGCTCGAAAGCAATGCCcccaccacctccacctccatcTCCATAGCATCCCAGTCCCCGGCAAATCCCGCATTTCTGTCTCCATCTTCACAGGCCACTCAAGCAtccttaaaaacaacaactacaacaacattAACAagcacaacagcaacaatctcaacaacaacagcaacaacaacattgtCAGAATCGCCAAAG GGAGAACCTGGTGACGGCCTCAACACCACTAGCAGTAACACTTTAACCCACAATGAG TCCACTCCAACAGTAGCCTCCGGCACCACTACAACCACCGCCTTGCCAGAGTCCAGCAGCTCGTTCGCCTCCACGGACTATGTGGAACCGCCGGCAGAGGAGAACAGTCCGCCGGTCATTGAGACGCGTCTACCGAAGTTCGCGGTGACATCGGGAAAGGCTTTCACGTTCGTTGTGCCGCGGGAGACTTTTGCGGATGCCGAGGACCAGGGTAACCTGAGGCTGGACTTTACGGACAAAGATGGCCACGAGCTGAAGTCAACCTCCTGGTTGCAGTTCAACGTCGATAAAAGGGAACTCTATGGACT CCCGTTGGACGACACCGTGTCGCGATGGCAGTACCGCCTCACAGCAACAGACTCTGGCAATGCCAGTGTCACGGAAACCGTAGAGATTTCCGTCCAGCAGCACCGGGCGGTTAGGACCATCAACCACGAGATTAGTATTTCCGTGCGGATCAACGAAATACATGGCCATAACATCAACTGGCAGTTGAAGCTGATCAATGCCGTGGCTAGGACGTTGGACGATGCCACCAGCTCAGCTTTGGTGGTGCGGGAGATCAGGCAAACGGTCCAGGATCCCTACTCAGCTACTTTGGTCTATTTCAACGAGACTTTGCCAACAAACGAGTGTCCGGAAAAGGAACTCAACGACCTTGTAGCACGACTGGATGCCCAGCGGCTGAGTGACTTAGTTCAGCCGCTGCTGGCCATCAAGTCCATTACTGGACAGCTGATTGGCTCCTGCCAGAAGGAGCTGACGCGGGTGAAGCCCACCCAGCACATGGCCAAAAATGTCCCGCCGATGCCGCGCAACCAGGTCGATCGGGTGAATGCCAGTGTGGGACAGTTGCTAGTATACAAAGTGCCGACCGACACTTTCTACGATGCCAATGACCAGCAGTTGACTCTCACTCTCAAGACCAAGGACCACAAGGAGCTGAGCACCCGGCACTGGCTGCAGTTTGACTCCAAAAACGAAGAATTCTATGGTGTTCCCAAGAGTGGGGATATAGGCTCCGAGGAGTACCTGTTGGTGGCCGAGGACAGCGGCGGCTTAGTCGCCCATGATGCCCTGGTCGTGGTGGTCAGCCATGCGCCCAAGCGGGAGTTTGGAGCATTTTTCAAGGCATATCTGGCCATAAGGCATGAGAACTTCAACGCCGATCTGCAGCGGAAGTTTGTAGAGCGCGTAGCGAGACTGCACGGAGaccccaccaccacccagaTCCAGATCCGGTCCGTAACCACGCACCACGATTCGGACGGCACCATTGTCAACTTCTACAACACAACCCTGTACAAAATGAACAATCGCTGTCCCGAAAAGGAGCTGGCCGCCACCAGGAGTATCTACCTGAACAGCGATCTTAGCCTCAAGGATTCGGTGAAGCGAGCTCTGGGCCCGGAATTGAATCTCACCAACTTTTCGGTGGTCCCCTTCGGCAGTTGCCATC ATGCCGAAATCCCGGACATTCAACCCGACTACAACCCAAGGCCCGACGAGCCCAGCCTGAAGTCCACTTTCAGTGACGAGTACTTGGCGAACATCGTGCTGCCCGCCGTCATTATCGTGGTCATGATAATTTTGGCATCCCTCGTGGCCTGCTGCCTGCACAGGCGTCGTCACAAGAGCGGAAAAATGGAGCTTG gcgacgacgaggagcGCAAGTCCTTCCGAGCCAAGGGTATTCCCGTCATCTTCCAGGATGAGTACGAGGAGAAACCAGAGATTGGCAACAAGAGCCCTGTTATTCTTAAAGACGAGAAGCCTCCGCTACTGCCCCCGTCCTACAATACCTCGAATATGAATG GTGACAACGACGTGGATGAGTATGTGCCACCGCCGGCCGTTGTTGTGGGCGGACGGGAGGTGCGAGGGAAGTCACCTGCCACACCCTCCTACCGCAAGCCTCCGCCATATGTGTCGCCATAA
- the LOC6496411 gene encoding dystroglycan isoform X9, with protein sequence MDMSRSLSAGGNLMLLPLCLLLATFHGASVLAERDFNVNDSQVPVIEPKDVPAYKQDPYVKELMGCSNSQSEVVLSLVLKKHDWSDLTATKRAHVQAKLAKFFAIPKEFISLDSVSKLELKSMHKLANKRGGKGNKNVETLNRRLGRASFMIGCDSRYFAMGEPIAMQIAHQVKDGTIGALTEENFGLWFIWRKELKARSHRKKRQSEGSGNDDDDYEYEDDPEDTSEPSTEVPAVTTHAHRHHHGASEVPDSVSVTSVASEEEIQESVSMLESVISKTIENTKNIKELPILGADAEDEEDEEFLLPRGTAPSSSTMATLVTEAVKPVLFLEENQVDQGAVDVEIETSTPTPSPPAAHKPYSPYDATSSVGVTSPTPVQPENSEPPPSETSPSSATTPTPTPTPMLTELESNAPTTSTSISIASQSPANPAFLSPSSQATQASLKTTTTTTLTSTTATISTTTATTTLSESPKQSTPTVASGTTTTTALPESSSSFASTDYVEPPAEENSPPVIETRLPKFAVTSGKAFTFVVPRETFADAEDQGNLRLDFTDKDGHELKSTSWLQFNVDKRELYGLPLDDTVSRWQYRLTATDSGNASVTETVEISVQQHRAVRTINHEISISVRINEIHGHNINWQLKLINAVARTLDDATSSALVVREIRQTVQDPYSATLVYFNETLPTNECPEKELNDLVARLDAQRLSDLVQPLLAIKSITGQLIGSCQKELTRVKPTQHMAKNVPPMPRNQVDRVNASVGQLLVYKVPTDTFYDANDQQLTLTLKTKDHKELSTRHWLQFDSKNEEFYGVPKSGDIGSEEYLLVAEDSGGLVAHDALVVVVSHAPKREFGAFFKAYLAIRHENFNADLQRKFVERVARLHGDPTTTQIQIRSVTTHHDSDGTIVNFYNTTLYKMNNRCPEKELAATRSIYLNSDLSLKDSVKRALGPELNLTNFSVVPFGSCHHAEIPDIQPDYNPRPDEPSLKSTFSDEYLANIVLPAVIIVVMIILASLVACCLHRRRHKSGKMELGDDEERKSFRAKGIPVIFQDEYEEKPEIGNKSPVILKDEKPPLLPPSYNTSNMNGDNDVDEYVPPPAVVVGGREVRGKSPATPSYRKPPPYVSP encoded by the exons ATGGACATGTCACGGAGCTTATCTGCCGGTGGAAACCTAATGCTCCTCCCGTTATGCCTTCTGCTGGCCACCTTCCATGGCGCCAGTGTGCTGGCGGAGCGCGATTTCAATGTAAACGACTCTCAG GTGCCTGTCATTGAGCCCAAGGATGTGCCCGCCTACAAGCAGGATCCGTATGTCAAGGAGCTGATGGGCTGCTCCAACAGCCAGAGCGAGGTAGTCCTCTCCCTGGTCCTGAAGAAGCACGACTGGAGCGATCTGACTGCCACCAAGCGCGCCCATGTTCAGGCTAAGCTGGCCAAGTTCTTTGCCATACCCAAGGAATTCATCTCCCTGGACTCAGTGTCCAAGTTGGAGCTTAAGTCCATGCACAAGTTGGCCAACAAGAGGGGCGGAAAGGGCAATAAGAACGTAGAAACCCTGAATCGCCGCCTCGGACGCGCCAGTTTCATG ATCGGCTGCGATTCGCGGTATTTCGCAATGGGAGAGCCGATAGCCATGCAGATTGCTCATCAAGTGAAGGATGGCACCATTGGAGCCTTGACGGAGGAGAACTTTGGTCTTTGGTTCATCTGGCGAAAGGAGCTGAAAGCCAG ATCGCATCGCAAAAAGCGCCAATCGGAGGGCTCTGGaaacgacgacgacgactaCGAGTACGAAGACGACCCCGAAGACACTTC GGAACCCAGCACGGAAGTGCCAGCTGTGACAACACACGCCCATCGACACCATCACGGAGCG TCGGAGGTTCCCGATTCCGTTTCGGTCACATCGGTCGCATCGGAGGAGGAGATCCAGGAGAGTGTCTCCATGCTGGAGTCCGTCATCAGCAAGACCATTGAGAACACGAAGAACATCAAGGAGTTGCCCATTCTCGGGGCGGATGCTGAAGATGAGGAGGACGAGGAGTTCCTGCTCCCCAGGGGGACTGCCCCAAGCAGCAGTACGATGGCTACTTTGGTGACGGAGGCCGTTAAGCCTGTCCTGTTCCTGGAGGAGAACCAAGTGGATCAGGGAGCTGTCGATGTAGAGATCGAGACTTCCACGCCCACGCCCTCGCCGCCAGCCGCGCACAAGCCATACTCTCCCTACGATGCCACCTCCTCTGTGGGAGTTACCTCGCCCACACCCGTCCAGCCAGAGAATTCGGAACCTCCTCCGTCTGAGACCTCGCCATCGTCTGCGACTACTCCGACTCCCACTCCCACGCCCATGCTCACCGAGCTCGAAAGCAATGCCcccaccacctccacctccatcTCCATAGCATCCCAGTCCCCGGCAAATCCCGCATTTCTGTCTCCATCTTCACAGGCCACTCAAGCAtccttaaaaacaacaactacaacaacattAACAagcacaacagcaacaatctcaacaacaacagcaacaacaacattgtCAGAATCGCCAAAG CAGTCCACTCCAACAGTAGCCTCCGGCACCACTACAACCACCGCCTTGCCAGAGTCCAGCAGCTCGTTCGCCTCCACGGACTATGTGGAACCGCCGGCAGAGGAGAACAGTCCGCCGGTCATTGAGACGCGTCTACCGAAGTTCGCGGTGACATCGGGAAAGGCTTTCACGTTCGTTGTGCCGCGGGAGACTTTTGCGGATGCCGAGGACCAGGGTAACCTGAGGCTGGACTTTACGGACAAAGATGGCCACGAGCTGAAGTCAACCTCCTGGTTGCAGTTCAACGTCGATAAAAGGGAACTCTATGGACT CCCGTTGGACGACACCGTGTCGCGATGGCAGTACCGCCTCACAGCAACAGACTCTGGCAATGCCAGTGTCACGGAAACCGTAGAGATTTCCGTCCAGCAGCACCGGGCGGTTAGGACCATCAACCACGAGATTAGTATTTCCGTGCGGATCAACGAAATACATGGCCATAACATCAACTGGCAGTTGAAGCTGATCAATGCCGTGGCTAGGACGTTGGACGATGCCACCAGCTCAGCTTTGGTGGTGCGGGAGATCAGGCAAACGGTCCAGGATCCCTACTCAGCTACTTTGGTCTATTTCAACGAGACTTTGCCAACAAACGAGTGTCCGGAAAAGGAACTCAACGACCTTGTAGCACGACTGGATGCCCAGCGGCTGAGTGACTTAGTTCAGCCGCTGCTGGCCATCAAGTCCATTACTGGACAGCTGATTGGCTCCTGCCAGAAGGAGCTGACGCGGGTGAAGCCCACCCAGCACATGGCCAAAAATGTCCCGCCGATGCCGCGCAACCAGGTCGATCGGGTGAATGCCAGTGTGGGACAGTTGCTAGTATACAAAGTGCCGACCGACACTTTCTACGATGCCAATGACCAGCAGTTGACTCTCACTCTCAAGACCAAGGACCACAAGGAGCTGAGCACCCGGCACTGGCTGCAGTTTGACTCCAAAAACGAAGAATTCTATGGTGTTCCCAAGAGTGGGGATATAGGCTCCGAGGAGTACCTGTTGGTGGCCGAGGACAGCGGCGGCTTAGTCGCCCATGATGCCCTGGTCGTGGTGGTCAGCCATGCGCCCAAGCGGGAGTTTGGAGCATTTTTCAAGGCATATCTGGCCATAAGGCATGAGAACTTCAACGCCGATCTGCAGCGGAAGTTTGTAGAGCGCGTAGCGAGACTGCACGGAGaccccaccaccacccagaTCCAGATCCGGTCCGTAACCACGCACCACGATTCGGACGGCACCATTGTCAACTTCTACAACACAACCCTGTACAAAATGAACAATCGCTGTCCCGAAAAGGAGCTGGCCGCCACCAGGAGTATCTACCTGAACAGCGATCTTAGCCTCAAGGATTCGGTGAAGCGAGCTCTGGGCCCGGAATTGAATCTCACCAACTTTTCGGTGGTCCCCTTCGGCAGTTGCCATC ATGCCGAAATCCCGGACATTCAACCCGACTACAACCCAAGGCCCGACGAGCCCAGCCTGAAGTCCACTTTCAGTGACGAGTACTTGGCGAACATCGTGCTGCCCGCCGTCATTATCGTGGTCATGATAATTTTGGCATCCCTCGTGGCCTGCTGCCTGCACAGGCGTCGTCACAAGAGCGGAAAAATGGAGCTTG gcgacgacgaggagcGCAAGTCCTTCCGAGCCAAGGGTATTCCCGTCATCTTCCAGGATGAGTACGAGGAGAAACCAGAGATTGGCAACAAGAGCCCTGTTATTCTTAAAGACGAGAAGCCTCCGCTACTGCCCCCGTCCTACAATACCTCGAATATGAATG GTGACAACGACGTGGATGAGTATGTGCCACCGCCGGCCGTTGTTGTGGGCGGACGGGAGGTGCGAGGGAAGTCACCTGCCACACCCTCCTACCGCAAGCCTCCGCCATATGTGTCGCCATAA
- the LOC6496411 gene encoding uncharacterized protein LOC6496411 isoform X16 — MDMSRSLSAGGNLMLLPLCLLLATFHGASVLAERDFNVNDSQVPVIEPKDVPAYKQDPYVKELMGCSNSQSEVVLSLVLKKHDWSDLTATKRAHVQAKLAKFFAIPKEFISLDSVSKLELKSMHKLANKRGGKGNKNVETLNRRLGRASFMIGCDSRYFAMGEPIAMQIAHQVKDGTIGALTEENFGLWFIWRKELKARSHRKKRQSEGSGNDDDDYEYEDDPEDTSEPSTEVPAVTTHAHRHHHGAQSTPTVASGTTTTTALPESSSSFASTDYVEPPAEENSPPVIETRLPKFAVTSGKAFTFVVPRETFADAEDQGNLRLDFTDKDGHELKSTSWLQFNVDKRELYGLPLDDTVSRWQYRLTATDSGNASVTETVEISVQQHRAVRTINHEISISVRINEIHGHNINWQLKLINAVARTLDDATSSALVVREIRQTVQDPYSATLVYFNETLPTNECPEKELNDLVARLDAQRLSDLVQPLLAIKSITGQLIGSCQKELTRVKPTQHMAKNVPPMPRNQVDRVNASVGQLLVYKVPTDTFYDANDQQLTLTLKTKDHKELSTRHWLQFDSKNEEFYGVPKSGDIGSEEYLLVAEDSGGLVAHDALVVVVSHAPKREFGAFFKAYLAIRHENFNADLQRKFVERVARLHGDPTTTQIQIRSVTTHHDSDGTIVNFYNTTLYKMNNRCPEKELAATRSIYLNSDLSLKDSVKRALGPELNLTNFSVVPFGSCHHAEIPDIQPDYNPRPDEPSLKSTFSDEYLANIVLPAVIIVVMIILASLVACCLHRRRHKSGKMELGDDEERKSFRAKGIPVIFQDEYEEKPEIGNKSPVILKDEKPPLLPPSYNTSNMNGDNDVDEYVPPPAVVVGGREVRGKSPATPSYRKPPPYVSP, encoded by the exons ATGGACATGTCACGGAGCTTATCTGCCGGTGGAAACCTAATGCTCCTCCCGTTATGCCTTCTGCTGGCCACCTTCCATGGCGCCAGTGTGCTGGCGGAGCGCGATTTCAATGTAAACGACTCTCAG GTGCCTGTCATTGAGCCCAAGGATGTGCCCGCCTACAAGCAGGATCCGTATGTCAAGGAGCTGATGGGCTGCTCCAACAGCCAGAGCGAGGTAGTCCTCTCCCTGGTCCTGAAGAAGCACGACTGGAGCGATCTGACTGCCACCAAGCGCGCCCATGTTCAGGCTAAGCTGGCCAAGTTCTTTGCCATACCCAAGGAATTCATCTCCCTGGACTCAGTGTCCAAGTTGGAGCTTAAGTCCATGCACAAGTTGGCCAACAAGAGGGGCGGAAAGGGCAATAAGAACGTAGAAACCCTGAATCGCCGCCTCGGACGCGCCAGTTTCATG ATCGGCTGCGATTCGCGGTATTTCGCAATGGGAGAGCCGATAGCCATGCAGATTGCTCATCAAGTGAAGGATGGCACCATTGGAGCCTTGACGGAGGAGAACTTTGGTCTTTGGTTCATCTGGCGAAAGGAGCTGAAAGCCAG ATCGCATCGCAAAAAGCGCCAATCGGAGGGCTCTGGaaacgacgacgacgactaCGAGTACGAAGACGACCCCGAAGACACTTC GGAACCCAGCACGGAAGTGCCAGCTGTGACAACACACGCCCATCGACACCATCACGGAGCG CAGTCCACTCCAACAGTAGCCTCCGGCACCACTACAACCACCGCCTTGCCAGAGTCCAGCAGCTCGTTCGCCTCCACGGACTATGTGGAACCGCCGGCAGAGGAGAACAGTCCGCCGGTCATTGAGACGCGTCTACCGAAGTTCGCGGTGACATCGGGAAAGGCTTTCACGTTCGTTGTGCCGCGGGAGACTTTTGCGGATGCCGAGGACCAGGGTAACCTGAGGCTGGACTTTACGGACAAAGATGGCCACGAGCTGAAGTCAACCTCCTGGTTGCAGTTCAACGTCGATAAAAGGGAACTCTATGGACT CCCGTTGGACGACACCGTGTCGCGATGGCAGTACCGCCTCACAGCAACAGACTCTGGCAATGCCAGTGTCACGGAAACCGTAGAGATTTCCGTCCAGCAGCACCGGGCGGTTAGGACCATCAACCACGAGATTAGTATTTCCGTGCGGATCAACGAAATACATGGCCATAACATCAACTGGCAGTTGAAGCTGATCAATGCCGTGGCTAGGACGTTGGACGATGCCACCAGCTCAGCTTTGGTGGTGCGGGAGATCAGGCAAACGGTCCAGGATCCCTACTCAGCTACTTTGGTCTATTTCAACGAGACTTTGCCAACAAACGAGTGTCCGGAAAAGGAACTCAACGACCTTGTAGCACGACTGGATGCCCAGCGGCTGAGTGACTTAGTTCAGCCGCTGCTGGCCATCAAGTCCATTACTGGACAGCTGATTGGCTCCTGCCAGAAGGAGCTGACGCGGGTGAAGCCCACCCAGCACATGGCCAAAAATGTCCCGCCGATGCCGCGCAACCAGGTCGATCGGGTGAATGCCAGTGTGGGACAGTTGCTAGTATACAAAGTGCCGACCGACACTTTCTACGATGCCAATGACCAGCAGTTGACTCTCACTCTCAAGACCAAGGACCACAAGGAGCTGAGCACCCGGCACTGGCTGCAGTTTGACTCCAAAAACGAAGAATTCTATGGTGTTCCCAAGAGTGGGGATATAGGCTCCGAGGAGTACCTGTTGGTGGCCGAGGACAGCGGCGGCTTAGTCGCCCATGATGCCCTGGTCGTGGTGGTCAGCCATGCGCCCAAGCGGGAGTTTGGAGCATTTTTCAAGGCATATCTGGCCATAAGGCATGAGAACTTCAACGCCGATCTGCAGCGGAAGTTTGTAGAGCGCGTAGCGAGACTGCACGGAGaccccaccaccacccagaTCCAGATCCGGTCCGTAACCACGCACCACGATTCGGACGGCACCATTGTCAACTTCTACAACACAACCCTGTACAAAATGAACAATCGCTGTCCCGAAAAGGAGCTGGCCGCCACCAGGAGTATCTACCTGAACAGCGATCTTAGCCTCAAGGATTCGGTGAAGCGAGCTCTGGGCCCGGAATTGAATCTCACCAACTTTTCGGTGGTCCCCTTCGGCAGTTGCCATC ATGCCGAAATCCCGGACATTCAACCCGACTACAACCCAAGGCCCGACGAGCCCAGCCTGAAGTCCACTTTCAGTGACGAGTACTTGGCGAACATCGTGCTGCCCGCCGTCATTATCGTGGTCATGATAATTTTGGCATCCCTCGTGGCCTGCTGCCTGCACAGGCGTCGTCACAAGAGCGGAAAAATGGAGCTTG gcgacgacgaggagcGCAAGTCCTTCCGAGCCAAGGGTATTCCCGTCATCTTCCAGGATGAGTACGAGGAGAAACCAGAGATTGGCAACAAGAGCCCTGTTATTCTTAAAGACGAGAAGCCTCCGCTACTGCCCCCGTCCTACAATACCTCGAATATGAATG GTGACAACGACGTGGATGAGTATGTGCCACCGCCGGCCGTTGTTGTGGGCGGACGGGAGGTGCGAGGGAAGTCACCTGCCACACCCTCCTACCGCAAGCCTCCGCCATATGTGTCGCCATAA